From one Streptomyces sp. ICC1 genomic stretch:
- a CDS encoding bifunctional DNA primase/polymerase — protein sequence MNETDTARRVEQVLDLASHGMHVFPLRPDDKRPAVKEWQQRATTEKDAIVRAWSHGPYGVGIACGPSGLVVVDLDTAKGDTPPDEWTLPGITDGADVLAELHARHGARWPFGTTPAVRTASGGQHLYYRAPVDGEIRNSAGRLGWKIDVRAVGGYVVAPPSTANGAPYRWLTGLDAEVLALPDWLGELAAPATPEPVHAVVLPLTPPRTTRPGYAAAALRAEADAVRTAAPGTRNDTLHRAAFKLGTLAGRGDLTPAEIVDELLAAAAANGLGPTETEKTITSGLRSGMHHPRGAAV from the coding sequence ATGAACGAGACCGACACGGCACGGCGGGTCGAGCAGGTGCTCGACCTCGCCAGCCACGGCATGCACGTATTTCCCCTCCGCCCCGACGACAAGCGGCCCGCCGTGAAGGAGTGGCAGCAGCGGGCCACGACCGAGAAGGACGCGATCGTACGGGCGTGGTCGCACGGACCGTATGGCGTCGGCATCGCCTGCGGTCCCTCCGGTCTCGTCGTGGTCGACCTCGACACGGCCAAGGGCGACACCCCGCCTGACGAGTGGACCCTGCCCGGGATCACCGACGGCGCCGATGTTCTCGCCGAGCTGCATGCCCGCCACGGGGCTCGGTGGCCGTTCGGCACCACCCCGGCGGTTCGCACCGCATCGGGCGGCCAGCACCTCTACTACCGGGCGCCGGTCGACGGCGAGATCCGCAACAGCGCCGGCCGCCTCGGGTGGAAGATCGACGTACGTGCGGTCGGAGGGTACGTCGTCGCCCCGCCCTCAACCGCGAACGGCGCCCCGTACCGATGGCTGACCGGCCTCGACGCCGAGGTCCTCGCCTTGCCCGATTGGCTCGGCGAGCTCGCCGCCCCGGCGACGCCCGAGCCAGTGCACGCGGTAGTGCTGCCGCTGACCCCGCCGCGCACCACCCGCCCGGGGTACGCCGCCGCCGCGCTGCGCGCCGAGGCCGACGCCGTCCGCACGGCCGCCCCCGGAACCCGGAACGACACCCTGCACCGGGCCGCGTTCAAGCTCGGCACACTCGCCGGCCGCGGTGACCTCACCCCCGCCGAGATCGTCGACGAGCTGCTCGCCGCGGCAGCAGCCAACGGCCTCGGCCCGACGGAAACGGAGAAGACCATCACCTCGGGCCTGCGCTCGGGAATGCACCACCCGCGAGGGGCCGCCGTATGA
- a CDS encoding helix-turn-helix transcriptional regulator: MLDSVNQLEYCASMTQEEWPARLARTMATEVRRFRQVRGMSAQQLADRCAELGMPIARSVLANFESGRRPTLSVAELMVISQALRVPPVALVVPVGYEETVEPLPGVQAHAFEAAQWITGEAAGRTGADWAVTDQDADDFEDTPYGMFRYREHAQAIATLLRHQQIADEDRKRAARVADSDAELRDALLRAAEATDAALEGIVERLEEIRAVLREDGLMPPPLPRWVHHRFPYDPAVKEAD, from the coding sequence ATGCTGGACAGTGTCAATCAACTTGAATACTGTGCTTCCATGACACAAGAGGAATGGCCTGCTCGACTGGCCCGCACGATGGCCACTGAGGTCCGGCGCTTCCGCCAAGTACGCGGAATGAGCGCGCAGCAGCTCGCGGACCGCTGCGCCGAACTCGGCATGCCCATCGCGCGATCCGTGCTGGCCAACTTCGAGAGCGGTCGGCGACCGACCCTTTCCGTTGCCGAACTCATGGTCATCTCGCAAGCCCTGCGCGTACCGCCCGTCGCGCTGGTCGTCCCCGTGGGATACGAGGAGACCGTCGAGCCACTTCCAGGAGTCCAGGCGCACGCCTTCGAGGCAGCTCAGTGGATCACTGGCGAGGCGGCGGGCAGGACCGGTGCCGACTGGGCCGTCACTGATCAAGACGCCGACGACTTCGAAGACACGCCATATGGGATGTTCCGATACCGCGAGCATGCGCAGGCCATCGCCACACTGCTGCGACATCAGCAGATCGCGGACGAGGACAGGAAACGGGCCGCGCGAGTGGCCGACAGCGACGCGGAGCTACGTGACGCACTTCTCCGCGCCGCGGAGGCCACGGACGCCGCCCTAGAAGGAATCGTTGAGCGCCTTGAAGAGATCAGGGCAGTCCTACGCGAAGACGGGCTGATGCCCCCTCCGCTCCCTCGATGGGTTCACCATCGCTTCCCATACGACCCAGCAGTCAAGGAGGCAGATTGA
- a CDS encoding YtxH domain-containing protein yields MRYKVTFAVGLALGYVLGTRAGRERYEQLKKSARELAQNPAVRNAAESAGQSGREFAGKAFAAVSDKVGDAVPDALAGRVRGLRARVGGGGSGEDDWGTSNT; encoded by the coding sequence ATGCGGTACAAGGTCACGTTCGCGGTCGGACTGGCCCTCGGGTACGTGCTCGGAACCCGGGCCGGGCGCGAGCGTTATGAACAGTTGAAGAAGTCCGCGCGCGAGCTCGCGCAGAACCCCGCCGTGCGCAACGCCGCCGAAAGCGCCGGTCAGAGCGGGCGCGAGTTCGCCGGCAAGGCCTTCGCCGCGGTGAGCGACAAGGTCGGCGACGCCGTGCCGGACGCCCTGGCCGGGCGGGTACGGGGCCTGCGCGCCCGGGTCGGCGGCGGCGGCTCGGGCGAGGACGACTGGGGCACCAGCAACACCTGA
- a CDS encoding FGGY family carbohydrate kinase produces the protein MGIVAGLDSSSTFTRIVVCDTETGAVLRQGYAPHPQPTGEALPHETDPQAWLLSLGEAAGGGLLEGVQAIGVSAQQHGLLPLDAQGALVRPALVGNDKRGQVAAADLIESLGGRQAWSEAVGSVPHSAQPLAKLAWLARAEPDAARRIAVLMSPHDWLVWQLLGRPARRTTDRGGASGTGYWSAATGTYRPDLVELALGHRALLPEVLGPADAAGTTPEGLLISAGTGETMAAALGLGMGPGDAVVSLGASGSVMAVHREALSEPGGLITSLADATGMHLPVVNTSNAVRALRGTAELLGTDLEGLSTLSLKSTPGAHGLVLLPYLEGERTPNLPHTAGTLSGLRRDSMKPEHLARAAFEGMLCGLVDALDVLRSRGVEIRRVFLLGAAAELPAVQAFAPGLFGTQIVVPAPADYAALGAARQAAWALGVAQGTLAAHTPPVWPAPAAQVFEPDEEYPAWQGVRQQYIATREQIHPGAF, from the coding sequence ATGGGGATAGTCGCCGGGCTGGACAGCTCTTCCACCTTCACTCGCATCGTCGTCTGCGACACCGAGACGGGCGCCGTGCTGCGCCAGGGGTACGCCCCCCATCCGCAGCCCACCGGCGAGGCCCTGCCTCACGAGACGGATCCACAGGCTTGGCTGCTCTCGCTCGGCGAGGCCGCCGGCGGCGGGCTCCTCGAAGGGGTGCAGGCCATCGGCGTCTCCGCCCAGCAGCACGGCCTGCTGCCGCTGGACGCGCAGGGCGCCCTGGTGCGCCCCGCTCTGGTCGGCAACGACAAGCGCGGCCAGGTCGCCGCCGCCGACCTGATCGAGTCGCTCGGCGGCCGGCAGGCCTGGTCCGAGGCCGTCGGCTCCGTCCCCCATTCGGCACAGCCGCTGGCGAAGCTCGCCTGGCTGGCCCGCGCCGAGCCGGACGCGGCCCGGCGGATCGCCGTACTGATGTCCCCGCACGACTGGCTCGTGTGGCAGCTGCTGGGCCGCCCGGCCCGGCGGACCACCGACCGGGGCGGCGCCTCCGGCACCGGCTACTGGTCGGCGGCCACCGGCACCTACCGCCCCGACCTGGTCGAGCTCGCGCTCGGGCACCGGGCGCTGCTGCCCGAGGTGCTCGGCCCGGCCGACGCCGCCGGCACCACCCCCGAGGGGCTGCTGATCTCCGCCGGGACCGGCGAGACCATGGCCGCCGCGCTCGGGCTGGGCATGGGCCCGGGCGACGCGGTGGTCTCGCTCGGCGCGTCCGGGTCGGTGATGGCGGTGCACCGCGAGGCGCTGTCGGAGCCGGGCGGGCTGATCACCTCGCTCGCCGACGCCACCGGCATGCACCTGCCGGTGGTCAACACCTCCAACGCGGTACGGGCCCTGCGCGGCACCGCCGAGCTGCTGGGCACCGATCTGGAGGGGCTGAGCACGCTCTCCCTGAAGTCGACCCCGGGCGCGCACGGACTCGTACTCCTGCCGTACCTGGAGGGCGAGCGGACGCCGAACCTGCCGCACACCGCCGGAACCCTGTCCGGGCTGCGGCGCGACTCCATGAAGCCGGAACACCTGGCGCGGGCCGCCTTCGAGGGCATGCTCTGCGGACTGGTGGACGCCCTCGACGTGCTGCGCAGCCGCGGGGTGGAGATCCGCCGGGTGTTCCTGCTCGGCGCGGCGGCCGAGCTGCCCGCCGTACAGGCCTTCGCGCCGGGGCTGTTCGGCACGCAGATCGTCGTACCGGCGCCGGCGGACTACGCGGCGCTGGGCGCTGCCCGGCAGGCGGCGTGGGCGCTCGGCGTGGCACAGGGCACACTCGCTGCGCACACCCCGCCGGTGTGGCCGGCGCCGGCGGCCCAGGTCTTCGAGCCGGACGAGGAGTACCCGGCCTGGCAGGGCGTGCGCCAGCAGTACATCGCGACCCGGGAGCAGATCCACCCCGGAGCGTTCTGA
- a CDS encoding ABC transporter ATP-binding protein, which translates to MLIRLLRTHLGPYRKPIAVLVLLQLLQTSASLYLPTLNADIIDNGVVNGDTGYILRFGALMLGVSLVQLVCNVGAVYFGARTAAALGRDVRAAVFDRVQSFSARELGHFGAPSLITRTTNDVQQIQMLVLMTFTLMVSAPIMCVGGIFMALSLDVKLSGVLLAVVPVLGLSVGAIVLKTRPLFRAMQTRLDTVNRVLREQITGNRVIRAFVRDDYEKERFREANADLTGVSLAAGKLLALMFPTVIVVVNISSVAVIWFGAMRIDSGGMEIGQLTAFLAYLMQIVMAVMMATFMFMMVPRAEVCAERVQEVLDTDSSVVPPAEPVLELDRHGRLELRGADFRYPGAEAPVLRGVDLVARPGETTAVIGSTGSGKSTLLGLVPRLFDATGGEVLVDGEDVRGLDPDLLARTVGMVPQKPYLFSGTVATNLRYGRPDATDEELWHALEVAQAKGFVSELEGGLDAPIAQGGTNVSGGQRQRLAIARTLVQRPEIYLFDDSFSALDYATDAALRAALARETEDATVVIVAQRVSTIRDADRIIVLDEGQVVGEGRHHELMAGNETYREIVLSQLTEAEAA; encoded by the coding sequence GTGCTCATACGACTTCTGCGGACCCACCTCGGTCCGTACCGGAAACCGATCGCCGTGCTGGTCCTGCTGCAGCTGCTGCAGACCAGCGCGAGCCTCTACCTGCCCACGCTGAACGCCGACATCATCGACAACGGTGTCGTCAACGGCGACACGGGCTACATCCTGCGCTTCGGCGCGCTGATGCTCGGCGTCTCGCTGGTCCAGCTCGTCTGCAACGTCGGCGCCGTCTACTTCGGCGCCCGCACCGCGGCGGCCCTCGGCCGCGACGTCCGCGCCGCCGTCTTCGACCGCGTGCAGAGCTTCTCGGCGCGCGAGCTCGGCCACTTCGGCGCCCCGTCGCTGATCACCCGTACGACCAACGACGTGCAGCAGATCCAGATGCTCGTGCTGATGACCTTCACCCTGATGGTCTCGGCTCCGATCATGTGCGTCGGCGGCATCTTCATGGCGCTGTCGCTGGACGTGAAGCTGTCGGGCGTACTGCTCGCGGTGGTTCCCGTGCTCGGTCTGTCGGTCGGCGCGATCGTCCTGAAGACGCGTCCGCTGTTCCGCGCTATGCAGACGCGCCTGGACACCGTGAACCGGGTCCTGCGCGAGCAGATCACCGGCAACCGGGTGATCCGCGCCTTCGTCCGCGACGACTACGAGAAGGAGCGTTTCCGCGAGGCCAACGCCGACCTCACCGGCGTCTCGCTGGCCGCCGGCAAGCTGCTCGCGCTGATGTTCCCGACCGTCATAGTCGTCGTGAACATCTCCAGCGTCGCCGTCATCTGGTTCGGCGCGATGCGCATCGACAGCGGCGGCATGGAGATCGGCCAGCTGACGGCCTTCCTCGCCTACCTGATGCAGATCGTCATGGCCGTGATGATGGCCACCTTCATGTTCATGATGGTGCCGCGCGCCGAAGTCTGCGCCGAGCGCGTCCAGGAGGTCCTGGACACCGACTCCAGCGTGGTCCCGCCCGCCGAGCCCGTCCTCGAGCTCGACCGCCACGGCCGCCTCGAACTGCGCGGCGCCGACTTCCGCTACCCGGGCGCCGAGGCCCCGGTCCTGCGCGGGGTGGACCTGGTGGCCCGCCCCGGCGAGACCACCGCGGTGATCGGCTCCACCGGCAGCGGCAAGTCCACGCTGCTGGGCCTGGTCCCCCGGCTGTTCGACGCGACCGGCGGCGAGGTGCTCGTCGACGGCGAGGACGTGCGCGGCCTCGACCCGGACCTGCTCGCCAGGACGGTCGGCATGGTCCCGCAGAAGCCGTACCTGTTCTCCGGGACGGTCGCCACCAACCTGCGCTACGGGCGGCCGGACGCCACCGACGAAGAGCTGTGGCACGCGCTGGAGGTGGCGCAGGCCAAGGGCTTCGTGTCCGAGCTGGAGGGCGGGCTCGACGCGCCCATCGCCCAGGGCGGCACCAATGTCTCCGGCGGACAGCGCCAGCGGCTCGCGATCGCGCGCACGCTCGTGCAGCGCCCGGAGATCTACCTGTTCGACGACTCCTTCTCGGCCCTGGACTACGCGACGGACGCGGCGCTGCGCGCGGCGCTCGCCCGCGAGACCGAGGACGCGACCGTGGTCATCGTCGCCCAGCGGGTCTCCACGATCCGCGACGCCGACCGGATCATCGTCCTCGACGAGGGGCAGGTGGTGGGCGAGGGGCGCCACCACGAGCTGATGGCCGGCAACGAGACCTACCGGGAGATCGTGCTCTCCCAGCTGACGGAGGCGGAGGCCGCATGA
- a CDS encoding ABC transporter ATP-binding protein — protein sequence MSGPGGRMMMGPPTTRTMDFKGSGNRLLRELARDRAKLWGMVLAVVASVAASVTGPKILGKATDLVFAGIVGREAGQEMPPGATKEQALAAMRAKGQGGMADMLSGTAFTPGKGIDFGAVGAVALWALGVFTLAGLLMLVATRLSNHIMNAAVYRMREQLQAKLSRLPLSYFDQQKRGEVLSRATNDIDNIGQTLQQTMGQLLNSILTIVGVLAMMFWISPLLALVALVTIPVSAYVAAKIGKKSQPQFVAQWKSTGALNAHVEEMYSGHTLVKVFGRQKESAALFAEQNEALYRASFKAQLVSGIMQPVMLFISNINYVLVAVVGGLRVASGTLSIGDVQAFIQYSRQFSMPLTQVASMANLVQSGVASAERVYELLDAPEQEPDAEVPERPETLLGQVTFDKVAFRYEPDKPLIENLSLSVDPGQTVAIVGPTGAGKTTLVNLLMRFYEVTGGEIGLDGVDIAKMTREELRGGIGMVLQDTWLFGGTIAENIAYGASREVTRAEIEEAARAAHADRFVRTLPDGYDTVLDDEGAGVSAGEKQLITIARAFLSDPVILVLDEATSSVDTRTEVLIQKAMARLAHGRTSFVIAHRLSTIRDADLILVMESGSIVEQGTHEELLSSDGAYARLYAAQFAQAVAEVD from the coding sequence ATGAGCGGGCCCGGAGGACGGATGATGATGGGTCCGCCCACGACGCGGACCATGGACTTCAAGGGCTCGGGCAACCGGCTGCTGCGCGAGCTGGCGCGCGACCGGGCCAAGCTGTGGGGCATGGTCCTGGCGGTGGTGGCCAGTGTCGCCGCCTCGGTGACCGGTCCGAAGATCCTCGGCAAGGCCACCGACCTCGTGTTCGCGGGGATCGTCGGCCGGGAGGCCGGGCAGGAGATGCCGCCCGGCGCCACCAAGGAGCAGGCCCTGGCGGCGATGCGCGCCAAGGGTCAGGGCGGGATGGCGGACATGCTGTCCGGCACCGCCTTCACCCCGGGCAAGGGCATCGACTTCGGCGCGGTCGGGGCGGTGGCTCTGTGGGCGCTGGGCGTCTTCACGCTCGCCGGCCTGCTGATGCTGGTGGCCACCCGGCTGTCGAACCACATCATGAACGCCGCCGTGTACCGGATGCGCGAGCAGTTGCAGGCGAAGCTGTCGCGGCTGCCGCTGTCGTACTTCGACCAGCAGAAGCGCGGCGAGGTGCTGAGCCGGGCCACGAACGACATCGACAACATCGGGCAGACGCTCCAGCAGACGATGGGCCAGCTGCTCAACTCGATCCTGACGATCGTCGGCGTGCTGGCGATGATGTTCTGGATCTCTCCGCTGCTGGCGCTGGTCGCACTGGTGACCATCCCGGTCTCGGCGTACGTCGCCGCGAAGATCGGCAAGAAGTCGCAGCCGCAGTTCGTGGCGCAGTGGAAGTCCACCGGCGCCCTGAACGCGCACGTCGAGGAGATGTACTCGGGCCACACGCTGGTCAAGGTCTTCGGCCGGCAGAAGGAGTCCGCGGCCCTGTTCGCCGAGCAGAACGAGGCGCTGTACAGGGCCTCGTTCAAGGCGCAGCTGGTCAGCGGGATCATGCAGCCGGTGATGCTGTTCATCTCGAACATCAACTACGTGCTCGTCGCGGTCGTCGGCGGCCTGCGGGTGGCCTCGGGCACCCTGTCGATCGGTGACGTCCAGGCGTTCATCCAGTACTCGCGCCAGTTCTCGATGCCGCTGACGCAGGTCGCCTCCATGGCGAACCTGGTGCAGTCCGGTGTCGCGTCGGCGGAGCGGGTCTACGAGCTGCTGGACGCGCCCGAGCAGGAGCCGGACGCCGAGGTTCCGGAGCGTCCGGAGACCCTGCTCGGGCAGGTCACCTTCGACAAGGTCGCCTTCCGCTACGAGCCGGACAAGCCGCTGATCGAGAACCTCTCGCTCAGCGTCGACCCCGGCCAGACGGTCGCGATCGTCGGCCCGACCGGCGCCGGCAAGACCACGCTGGTCAACCTGCTCATGCGGTTCTACGAGGTCACGGGCGGCGAGATCGGCCTCGACGGGGTGGACATCGCGAAGATGACCCGCGAGGAACTGCGCGGCGGCATCGGCATGGTGCTCCAGGACACCTGGCTGTTCGGCGGCACCATCGCGGAGAACATCGCCTACGGCGCCTCGCGCGAGGTCACGCGCGCCGAGATCGAGGAGGCCGCGCGGGCGGCGCACGCGGACCGGTTCGTCCGCACCCTGCCCGACGGCTACGACACGGTGCTGGACGACGAGGGCGCGGGCGTCAGCGCGGGCGAGAAGCAGCTGATCACCATCGCGCGGGCGTTCCTGTCCGACCCGGTGATCCTGGTCCTCGACGAGGCGACGAGCTCGGTGGACACCCGCACCGAGGTGCTGATCCAGAAGGCGATGGCGCGCCTCGCGCACGGCCGGACGTCCTTCGTGATCGCGCACCGGCTGTCCACGATCCGCGACGCCGACCTGATCCTGGTGATGGAGAGCGGCTCGATCGTGGAGCAGGGCACGCACGAGGAGCTGCTGTCCTCGGACGGCGCGTACGCGCGGCTGTACGCGGCGCAGTTCGCGCAGGCGGTGGCGGAGGTCGACTAG
- a CDS encoding molybdopterin oxidoreductase family protein: MHTPGAAPADTASSAVTATHCPYCALQCGMNLRPEPGGAGVVVEERADFPVNRGALCGKGRTAPAVLSSRVRLTQPLVRTHAGQLEPATWEEALDAVAEGLARTRRSSGADAVGVFGGGGLTNEKAYALGKFARVALGTSQIDYNGRFCMSSAAAAHQRAFGLDRGLPFPLEDIPRTGCVILVGSNPAETMPPALRFFRELRENGGTLIVVDPRRTRTAEQADLHLAPRPGTDLALALGLLHLVVAGGHTDEEFIAGRTTGWEEARAAAMAHWPELVERITGVPVPKLREAVALFCEPSSAMVLTARGPEQHSKGTDTVGAWINLCLATGRAGRPLSGYGCLTGQGNGQGGREHGQKADQLPGYRKLTDPAARAHVAGVWGIDPDALPGPGRSAYELLDALGSEVKALLLMGSNPVVSAPRAAHVEERIRSLDFLAVADVVLSETAALADVVLPVTQWAEETGTTTNLEGRVLLRRRALTPPPGVRSDLEVLHGLASRLGMPKAFPTAPEEVFEELRRASAGGPADYSGITYARIEAEQGVFWPCPADSGAGQGAPGEPHPGTPRLFLDRFATEDGRARFVPVTHRDAAEMPDAQYPLLLTTGRVVAQYQSGAQTRRVAELNEAAPGPFVELHPRLAARLGAVDGALLAVTSRRGRAVAPARITDTIRADTVFMPFHWPGEGRANTLTNPALDPTSRMPEFKVCAVRVEPV; this comes from the coding sequence ATGCACACTCCGGGAGCCGCACCGGCAGACACCGCCTCCTCCGCCGTCACCGCCACGCACTGCCCGTACTGCGCCCTGCAGTGCGGGATGAACCTCCGCCCCGAACCGGGCGGAGCGGGCGTGGTGGTGGAGGAGCGCGCGGACTTCCCCGTGAACCGGGGCGCGCTGTGCGGCAAGGGCCGCACCGCTCCCGCCGTGCTCTCCTCCCGGGTGCGCCTGACCCAGCCGCTCGTCCGCACCCACGCCGGGCAGCTGGAACCGGCCACCTGGGAGGAGGCCCTCGACGCCGTCGCCGAGGGCCTCGCCCGCACCCGGCGGTCGTCCGGGGCGGACGCGGTCGGGGTGTTCGGCGGAGGCGGGCTGACGAACGAGAAGGCGTACGCCCTCGGGAAGTTCGCCCGGGTCGCGCTGGGGACCTCGCAGATCGACTACAACGGCCGGTTCTGCATGTCCTCGGCCGCCGCCGCGCACCAGCGGGCCTTCGGGCTCGACCGGGGGCTGCCCTTCCCGCTGGAGGACATCCCCCGGACCGGCTGCGTCATCCTCGTCGGCTCCAACCCCGCCGAGACCATGCCGCCCGCCCTGCGCTTCTTCCGGGAACTCAGGGAGAACGGCGGCACGCTGATCGTGGTGGACCCGCGCCGCACGCGGACCGCCGAACAGGCCGACCTGCACCTGGCCCCGCGCCCCGGCACGGACCTGGCGCTGGCGCTCGGCCTGCTCCACCTGGTGGTGGCCGGGGGGCACACGGACGAGGAGTTCATCGCCGGGCGCACCACCGGCTGGGAAGAGGCCCGAGCGGCCGCCATGGCGCACTGGCCGGAGCTGGTCGAGCGCATCACCGGCGTGCCGGTGCCCAAGCTCCGCGAAGCGGTCGCCCTGTTCTGCGAGCCCTCCTCCGCCATGGTGCTCACCGCGCGCGGACCCGAGCAGCACTCCAAGGGCACCGACACCGTCGGCGCCTGGATCAACCTGTGCCTGGCCACCGGCCGGGCCGGCCGCCCGCTCTCCGGCTACGGATGCCTCACCGGCCAGGGCAACGGCCAGGGCGGCCGCGAGCACGGCCAGAAGGCCGACCAGCTCCCCGGCTACCGCAAGCTCACCGACCCCGCGGCGCGGGCGCACGTCGCCGGCGTCTGGGGCATCGACCCCGACGCGCTCCCCGGCCCGGGCCGCAGCGCCTACGAACTCCTCGACGCCTTGGGCTCCGAGGTGAAGGCCCTGCTCCTGATGGGCTCCAACCCGGTGGTGTCGGCCCCCCGCGCCGCCCACGTCGAGGAGCGCATCCGCTCCCTGGACTTCCTCGCGGTCGCGGACGTGGTCCTGTCCGAGACGGCCGCCCTGGCGGACGTGGTCCTCCCGGTCACCCAGTGGGCGGAGGAGACCGGCACCACCACCAATCTGGAGGGCAGGGTCCTGCTCCGCCGCCGGGCGCTGACCCCGCCGCCGGGCGTCCGCTCCGACCTGGAGGTCCTGCACGGCCTGGCGTCCCGGCTGGGCATGCCGAAGGCCTTCCCGACCGCGCCCGAGGAGGTCTTCGAAGAGCTGCGCCGCGCCTCGGCGGGCGGCCCGGCGGACTACTCGGGCATCACGTACGCCCGCATCGAGGCCGAGCAGGGCGTCTTCTGGCCCTGCCCGGCGGACTCCGGGGCCGGGCAGGGAGCCCCGGGGGAGCCCCACCCCGGCACCCCGCGCCTCTTCCTCGACCGGTTCGCCACCGAGGACGGACGGGCCCGCTTCGTGCCCGTCACCCACCGCGACGCCGCCGAGATGCCGGACGCGCAGTACCCGCTGCTGCTCACCACCGGCCGGGTGGTCGCCCAGTACCAGTCGGGCGCGCAGACCCGCCGGGTGGCGGAGCTCAACGAAGCCGCCCCCGGCCCCTTCGTGGAACTCCACCCCCGCCTCGCGGCGCGCCTCGGCGCCGTCGACGGGGCCCTCCTGGCCGTCACCTCCCGGCGCGGCCGCGCGGTCGCCCCGGCCCGGATCACGGACACCATCCGGGCGGACACGGTCTTCATGCCCTTCCACTGGCCGGGCGAGGGCCGCGCCAACACCCTGACCAACCCGGCGCTGGACCCCACCTCCCGGATGCCGGAGTTCAAGGTCTGCGCGGTCCGGGTGGAGCCGGTCTAG
- a CDS encoding glucose 1-dehydrogenase, with protein MPISHIAIRLVRQGCGTVAVVDLSGKVVVVTGGARGLGAAAAQAVVDGGGRVLITDVLEAEGAETAAKLGGAARFVRHDVTSESDWEAALGHAVAEFGRIDGLVNNAGISTGQFLEHESVEHFRRVVEINLVGVFIGIKTAIPLLRANGGGSIVNISSAAGLTGLALTAGYGASKWGVRGLSKIGAVELAEAGIRVNSVHPGMTLTPMTAPIGIRAGEGNYPGTPLGRVGLPEEIAAAIAFLLSDAAGYMTGAELAVDGGWTAGLTVQYLTGRQGPR; from the coding sequence ATGCCGATTAGTCATATAGCGATCCGTCTCGTTCGGCAGGGGTGTGGAACCGTGGCTGTTGTGGATCTGAGCGGCAAGGTCGTCGTCGTCACCGGTGGGGCCCGAGGCCTCGGCGCGGCGGCCGCGCAGGCCGTCGTGGACGGCGGGGGCAGGGTGCTGATCACCGACGTCCTGGAGGCGGAGGGCGCGGAGACGGCCGCGAAGCTCGGCGGCGCCGCGCGCTTCGTGCGGCACGACGTGACCAGCGAATCCGACTGGGAGGCGGCGCTGGGCCACGCGGTCGCCGAGTTCGGCCGGATCGACGGCCTGGTCAACAACGCCGGGATCTCCACCGGCCAGTTCCTGGAACACGAGAGCGTCGAGCACTTCCGCAGGGTCGTCGAGATCAATTTGGTCGGCGTCTTCATCGGCATCAAGACCGCGATCCCGCTGCTGCGCGCGAACGGCGGCGGCTCGATCGTCAACATCTCCTCCGCCGCCGGCCTCACCGGCCTCGCGCTGACCGCCGGATACGGCGCCTCGAAGTGGGGCGTGCGCGGCCTGTCGAAGATCGGCGCGGTCGAGCTCGCCGAGGCCGGGATCCGCGTCAACTCCGTGCACCCCGGCATGACGCTGACCCCGATGACCGCCCCGATCGGCATCCGGGCCGGCGAGGGCAACTACCCGGGCACCCCCCTCGGCCGCGTCGGCCTCCCCGAGGAGATCGCCGCCGCGATCGCCTTCCTCCTCTCGGACGCCGCCGGATACATGACCGGCGCCGAGCTCGCGGTGGACGGCGGCTGGACGGCAGGCCTGACCGTCCAGTACCTCACCGGCCGGCAGGGCCCGCGCTGA
- a CDS encoding ElyC/SanA/YdcF family protein encodes MPARRRAVQAVMALCALALLPSAWTHAAAGPRLRTTADAPAAEVAVVFGAGLWNGRPTPYLASRLDAAAELYRAGRVKVVLVTGDNSRTEYDEPDAMRAYLTGHGVPDARIVSDYAGFDSWDSCVRAREIFGVRRAVLVSQDFHIRRAVALCRAAGVDAYGVGVAEVHDATWYYGGAREVFASGKAALDAVFKPEPRFLGPKEEGVSRALAALTD; translated from the coding sequence ATGCCGGCCCGGCGGCGGGCCGTGCAGGCGGTCATGGCGCTCTGCGCGCTGGCGCTGCTGCCCTCGGCGTGGACGCACGCGGCGGCCGGTCCGCGGCTGCGCACCACCGCGGACGCGCCCGCCGCCGAGGTGGCGGTGGTCTTCGGGGCCGGGCTGTGGAACGGCCGGCCGACCCCCTACCTCGCGAGCCGCCTCGACGCCGCCGCCGAGCTCTATCGGGCCGGCCGGGTCAAGGTCGTCCTCGTCACCGGCGACAACAGCCGCACCGAATACGACGAGCCCGACGCGATGCGGGCGTACCTGACGGGGCACGGGGTGCCGGACGCCCGGATCGTCAGCGACTACGCCGGCTTCGACTCGTGGGACTCCTGCGTCCGGGCCCGGGAGATCTTCGGGGTGCGCCGGGCGGTGCTGGTCAGCCAGGACTTCCACATCCGCCGGGCGGTCGCGCTGTGCCGGGCCGCGGGCGTGGACGCGTACGGGGTCGGGGTGGCCGAGGTGCACGACGCGACCTGGTACTACGGCGGCGCGCGCGAGGTCTTCGCGTCGGGAAAGGCGGCGCTGGACGCGGTCTTCAAGCCGGAGCCGCGGTTCCTGGGGCCGAAGGAGGAGGGGGTGTCGCGGGCCCTGGCCGCTCTGACAGACTGA